In the Paenibacillus sp. FSL H7-0357 genome, one interval contains:
- a CDS encoding GNAT family N-acetyltransferase, with product MEWRYEAPYAMYNLSDDPEDIQELLDGSYYAVISPENELAGFFCYGRYAQVPGGIREGLYIGDRALDIGLGLKPELTGRGKGRDFLESGMEFARRMYGPERFRLSVAAFNQRAIALYTGLGFKPAGEFVNNNGEHEMMFLLLEM from the coding sequence TTGGAATGGAGATATGAAGCGCCGTATGCGATGTACAATCTGTCTGACGATCCTGAAGACATTCAGGAACTGCTGGACGGCTCCTATTATGCTGTGATCAGCCCTGAGAATGAACTGGCCGGGTTTTTCTGTTACGGGCGCTACGCGCAGGTTCCCGGTGGAATCCGTGAGGGTTTATACATAGGTGACAGAGCGCTCGATATCGGTCTTGGCTTAAAGCCGGAACTCACCGGACGAGGCAAAGGGCGCGATTTTCTGGAGTCCGGTATGGAATTTGCCCGGCGGATGTACGGTCCTGAGCGATTCAGATTAAGCGTGGCCGCGTTTAATCAGCGGGCCATTGCTTTGTATACCGGTCTTGGCTTTAAGCCGGCAGGGGAGTTCGTAAATAACAATGGAGAACACGAAATGATGTTCTTGTTGCTGGAGATGTAG
- the nifH gene encoding nitrogenase iron protein — MTRKIAIYGKGGIGKSTTQQNTAAALAYFHDKKIFIHGCDPKADSTRMILGGMNQKTLMDMLRDDGAENITTEKVVKEGYLGIQCVESGGPEPGVGCAGRGVITAIDLMENNGAYTEDLDFVFFDVLGDVVCGGFAMPIRDGKAQEVYIVASGEMMAIYAANNICKGLVKYAKQSGVRLGGVICNSRNVDREREFLEEFTASIGTQMIHFVPRDNIVQKAEFNKKTVVEYDAECNQAHEYGELGRKILENESFVIPKPLSMDELEAMVVKYGIGD; from the coding sequence ATGACGAGAAAGATTGCAATCTACGGTAAGGGCGGAATCGGGAAGTCGACTACACAACAGAATACAGCGGCGGCATTGGCTTATTTCCACGACAAAAAAATATTTATCCACGGCTGTGACCCAAAGGCTGACTCCACCCGGATGATCCTTGGCGGGATGAATCAAAAAACTTTGATGGATATGCTCCGTGATGACGGTGCAGAAAATATCACCACCGAGAAGGTAGTCAAGGAGGGCTATCTGGGTATCCAGTGCGTGGAATCGGGCGGTCCTGAACCGGGAGTCGGCTGTGCCGGCCGCGGCGTTATTACAGCGATTGATCTGATGGAGAACAATGGAGCCTACACTGAAGATTTGGACTTTGTATTTTTTGATGTACTGGGTGACGTAGTATGCGGTGGATTCGCAATGCCGATCCGTGACGGTAAGGCACAAGAGGTGTACATCGTGGCATCTGGCGAGATGATGGCTATATACGCGGCGAACAATATCTGTAAAGGTCTGGTGAAATATGCTAAGCAAAGCGGTGTCCGCCTTGGCGGTGTCATCTGCAACAGCCGGAATGTGGACCGGGAAAGAGAGTTTCTGGAAGAATTCACTGCTTCCATCGGCACGCAGATGATTCACTTTGTACCCCGCGACAATATTGTGCAAAAAGCTGAATTTAACAAAAAAACGGTTGTTGAGTATGATGCGGAGTGCAATCAGGCGCATGAATATGGAGAGCTGGGACGTAAAATCCTCGAAAATGAGAGCTTCGTAATTCCCAAGCCGCTGAGTATGGATGAGCTGGAAGCGATGGTTGTTAAATAC
- the nifN gene encoding nitrogenase iron-molybdenum cofactor biosynthesis protein NifN, whose translation MDKADRAASKPLSVNPFQTSQSVGGVLALQGIYRAVPVLHGAQGCAESVKTVLSRHFREPISLQNIAIHEQNLIFGGGDGIREMIRLVMERHHPDVVALIGTSLTEVVGEDLLGTAETYYRQHKEMFKDKLMCGLYLPDYEGSLESGYAKTVFAVIQKVIRSRGRLSRKKKRGRINLLPGSHLTPGDVMELKEMIASFDIEVIVLPDLSSSLTGHLMTGHTALSRGGIPLDYLREMLTSTYTVAIGSSMEPCARLLQEELQIPYQMFHGVTGLRESDEFFLFLRQFSQSEGQNKYRWQRQFLLDCLLDTRSVFRGKRILAALEPDHLVALYQCLSELGIKSFGAVISAASPAVAVIPEAVQVGDLEDLERMAAGGADLWLSNSYGEQTALKSGIPYFPLGFPVFNRFGSPANVSVGYRGTADLLNQIANIMNSKERIS comes from the coding sequence ATGGACAAGGCTGACAGAGCAGCCTCGAAGCCGCTGTCTGTCAATCCCTTTCAGACCAGCCAATCGGTTGGCGGTGTGCTTGCGCTACAAGGGATCTACCGTGCCGTACCGGTTCTGCATGGTGCGCAGGGCTGCGCGGAATCAGTGAAAACGGTGCTATCCCGCCATTTCCGCGAACCGATTTCGCTGCAGAACATTGCCATCCATGAGCAGAATTTGATTTTTGGGGGTGGGGATGGCATCCGCGAGATGATCCGGCTGGTCATGGAGAGGCATCATCCGGATGTTGTCGCGCTGATAGGCACCTCCCTGACAGAGGTAGTGGGCGAGGATCTACTGGGAACCGCTGAAACTTATTACAGGCAGCATAAGGAGATGTTCAAAGATAAGCTGATGTGCGGGTTGTACCTCCCCGACTATGAGGGCTCTCTGGAATCGGGTTATGCCAAAACGGTGTTTGCCGTGATCCAAAAAGTCATCCGAAGTCGCGGAAGGCTGTCACGGAAGAAGAAGCGGGGCCGAATCAATCTGCTGCCGGGATCTCATCTGACACCGGGGGATGTGATGGAGCTGAAGGAAATGATAGCTTCTTTTGACATCGAGGTTATCGTCCTGCCGGATTTGTCCTCCTCGCTCACCGGGCATTTAATGACAGGGCATACTGCACTCTCCCGGGGAGGCATTCCGTTGGATTATTTACGGGAGATGCTTACGAGCACGTATACGGTTGCGATCGGCAGCTCGATGGAGCCTTGTGCGAGACTGCTGCAGGAGGAACTGCAAATCCCTTATCAGATGTTTCACGGTGTAACCGGCCTGCGGGAAAGTGATGAATTCTTCCTGTTCCTCCGGCAGTTCAGCCAGAGTGAAGGACAGAATAAATACCGCTGGCAGCGGCAGTTCCTGCTCGATTGCTTGCTGGATACCCGTTCGGTCTTTAGAGGGAAACGGATTCTTGCCGCGCTTGAGCCCGATCATCTGGTTGCGCTGTACCAATGTCTCTCGGAACTCGGAATCAAGTCCTTCGGCGCGGTCATCTCCGCCGCTTCACCGGCTGTGGCTGTGATCCCGGAAGCGGTGCAGGTTGGCGATCTGGAGGATCTGGAGCGGATGGCCGCCGGGGGTGCCGACCTGTGGCTGAGCAATTCATACGGAGAGCAGACCGCGCTTAAGAGCGGCATTCCGTACTTTCCGTTGGGCTTCCCTGTCTTTAACCGCTTTGGGTCACCGGCCAACGTTTCGGTTGGTTACCGGGGAACGGCCGATCTGCTGAACCAAATCGCTAATATTATGAATAGCAAGGAGAGGATCAGCTGA
- a CDS encoding acyl-CoA-like ligand-binding transcription factor, whose translation MGLRERKKAKSMAEVQRHALRLFREQGYKSTTVEQIAEAAEISYSTFFRYFSSKEDVLTRDNYDPLLVSAFEAQPPELSPLQALKNAMMSEVIDMSEDELATMRERNQLVIAIPELWSAMMNSMTQMMQLIAEMVAGRVGRQPNDLAVRTFAGAVIGVNISVMLHYAEHPEEDFAAVLDEALSKLEDGLPL comes from the coding sequence ATGGGATTGCGTGAACGTAAAAAGGCGAAGTCCATGGCAGAGGTTCAACGGCATGCCCTGCGGCTGTTCCGTGAGCAAGGCTATAAGTCAACCACTGTGGAACAGATTGCCGAAGCTGCTGAAATTTCCTACAGCACTTTTTTTCGCTACTTCTCAAGCAAGGAGGATGTGCTGACCCGTGATAATTATGATCCTCTGCTCGTGTCTGCCTTTGAGGCACAGCCGCCCGAACTTAGTCCGCTCCAGGCGCTCAAAAACGCCATGATGTCCGAGGTGATTGATATGTCTGAAGATGAGCTGGCTACGATGCGCGAACGGAATCAGCTTGTGATTGCGATTCCCGAGCTGTGGTCAGCGATGATGAACAGCATGACGCAAATGATGCAGCTGATTGCGGAGATGGTAGCGGGGCGTGTTGGCCGTCAGCCGAATGATCTCGCAGTTCGCACTTTTGCGGGAGCGGTCATCGGTGTGAACATCTCGGTCATGCTCCATTATGCAGAACACCCGGAAGAGGATTTCGCGGCAGTGCTGGATGAAGCGCTGAGCAAGCTGGAGGACGGACTGCCGTTGTAA
- a CDS encoding NifB/NifX family molybdenum-iron cluster-binding protein yields the protein MKIAFASNEGRALDCHFGQCTSFSIFDFGEKGYRLLETRPLPAPQPETEECDKFQQRVDLIQDCTVLLVVKIGGDATKTVLKAGIILLQSEQGSEIIPQLEQLGRMLKERPPLWLVKALKRGQGLGRADHLL from the coding sequence ATGAAGATAGCCTTTGCGTCCAACGAGGGCAGAGCTCTGGATTGTCATTTCGGGCAGTGCACATCATTTTCCATTTTTGATTTCGGGGAGAAGGGATACCGCTTGCTGGAGACAAGGCCGCTTCCGGCCCCGCAGCCGGAGACGGAGGAATGCGATAAATTCCAGCAGAGGGTGGATCTTATTCAGGATTGTACGGTTTTATTAGTAGTGAAGATTGGCGGTGATGCCACTAAAACAGTCTTGAAAGCAGGCATTATCCTCCTGCAGTCCGAACAGGGGAGCGAGATTATCCCGCAGCTTGAACAACTAGGGCGGATGCTGAAGGAGCGTCCGCCCCTGTGGCTGGTCAAAGCTTTGAAACGGGGGCAGGGACTGGGGCGAGCGGATCATCTATTATGA
- a CDS encoding ferredoxin gives MSQFASVNQEACIACGACNSAAPDIFDLDYSGIAGVIYEGDKNRGITAIEQDLHEELQEAFDSCPTHCIQIAAIPFA, from the coding sequence ATGAGTCAATTTGCCAGTGTCAACCAGGAGGCCTGTATCGCTTGCGGCGCCTGCAACTCCGCAGCTCCTGACATTTTCGATCTGGACTACAGCGGAATTGCCGGAGTGATCTATGAAGGAGACAAGAATCGGGGCATAACAGCCATTGAACAGGATCTGCACGAAGAATTGCAGGAAGCCTTTGACAGCTGTCCAACCCACTGCATCCAGATTGCCGCCATTCCTTTTGCCTAA
- a CDS encoding nitrogenase component 1 — protein MPKGIPNLYIEPDCEHNRQFAKGCAAPSPGEITKGCVFQGSQAVLLPISDAAHLVHGTSGCLQNSWSMLEAGMPGGPLSKFGFSMGLTEMDIILGGQKKLFEAINYIVEHYRPPCIFVYATCITILTAEDLDTVCRKAESLWSIPIIPLHNSGLTGSGNMGNRQAGEALFEKVIGTCDSDPRKLTPFDINLIGDHHFSKEGHEIEAMLSKIGIRVISRIAGECTFSELRSAHQAKLNMLVCSRSMVTLARKMRDSFGIPYFEGSFCGSREIRFSLRQLSFHFQDEGLDKQLHRYMRREEERLNKEILRRYKSLKGKKVVLFTDGIESWIYISLLYELGIKIAAIGTNQNAQEDLSRIKERIHEDTLLVVQSDETRILKLYRERKADLMIVSGRNAFVPLKERIPFMNIDEEQHGGYAGYDGVRRFAQGLMDTLEQPIWKIIRRRSPWEVESYGQG, from the coding sequence ATGCCCAAAGGTATCCCGAATCTGTACATTGAGCCTGATTGTGAGCACAACCGCCAGTTTGCTAAAGGCTGTGCCGCACCGAGCCCTGGCGAGATCACAAAGGGTTGTGTATTTCAAGGCTCCCAGGCTGTTCTGCTTCCTATCTCTGATGCCGCGCACCTGGTACACGGAACATCCGGCTGTCTTCAGAACAGTTGGAGCATGCTGGAAGCCGGTATGCCGGGAGGGCCGCTGTCGAAGTTCGGATTTTCCATGGGGCTTACGGAAATGGATATTATTCTCGGCGGGCAAAAGAAACTGTTTGAAGCTATAAACTATATCGTGGAGCACTATCGTCCTCCCTGTATATTCGTATATGCCACCTGCATTACGATCCTCACCGCCGAAGATTTGGATACGGTGTGCCGCAAAGCCGAGAGTCTATGGAGCATACCTATCATTCCGCTGCATAATTCGGGACTCACGGGGAGCGGTAATATGGGAAACCGCCAGGCGGGCGAAGCGCTGTTCGAAAAAGTCATTGGAACCTGTGATTCAGACCCCAGAAAATTAACCCCTTTTGATATTAATCTCATTGGTGATCATCATTTCTCCAAAGAAGGACATGAAATTGAAGCTATGCTATCCAAAATAGGGATCCGTGTCATCTCGCGCATTGCCGGCGAATGTACGTTCAGCGAGCTGCGCTCGGCCCATCAGGCCAAACTGAATATGCTGGTGTGCAGCCGCTCGATGGTTACCTTGGCCCGGAAAATGCGTGACTCCTTCGGTATTCCTTATTTTGAAGGCTCGTTCTGCGGCTCCCGGGAGATCCGCTTCTCCCTGCGGCAGCTCTCCTTCCACTTTCAGGATGAGGGTCTGGACAAACAGTTGCACCGCTATATGCGCCGGGAAGAGGAACGCCTTAATAAGGAAATCCTCCGCCGCTACAAATCGCTCAAAGGCAAAAAGGTTGTGCTGTTCACCGACGGCATCGAAAGCTGGATCTATATCTCGCTGCTCTATGAGCTGGGGATCAAAATCGCCGCCATTGGCACGAATCAGAATGCACAGGAGGATCTGTCACGGATCAAAGAGAGGATTCATGAGGACACACTACTGGTCGTCCAAAGCGATGAAACCCGGATTCTTAAGCTGTACCGGGAACGGAAGGCCGATCTGATGATCGTGAGCGGACGCAATGCGTTTGTGCCTCTGAAGGAAAGGATTCCTTTTATGAACATCGATGAAGAGCAGCATGGGGGATATGCCGGTTATGATGGAGTTAGAAGATTTGCTCAGGGTCTAATGGATACCCTTGAGCAGCCCATCTGGAAAATAATCCGCCGGCGTTCACCGTGGGAGGTGGAAAGCTATGGACAAGGCTGA